From Acidicapsa acidisoli, the proteins below share one genomic window:
- a CDS encoding alpha/beta fold hydrolase codes for MSALGYERFAVQGGDLGAGVSTALGLRYSHRIIGVHLNYIPGSYRPHLPDGATLTATEERFLASAASWFDENGAYAHLQGTRPDTPAYALNDSPAGLAAWIVEKFREWSDCEGNVYRSFTRDELLANVTLYWMTQTIFSSFLMYHAGRKAPLRFAADDFVHVPCAIAHFPKEIVFPPQEWVERGYNVQRWTEMPKGGHFAAAERPDLLAADIRAFFRPLRQ; via the coding sequence ATGAGCGCTCTCGGGTATGAGCGGTTTGCTGTACAGGGTGGAGACCTCGGAGCCGGCGTGAGCACGGCATTGGGTCTGCGCTACAGCCACCGAATCATTGGTGTCCATCTCAATTACATCCCCGGATCTTATCGGCCTCACTTGCCAGATGGTGCAACCCTAACTGCAACCGAGGAGCGCTTCTTGGCGAGCGCTGCAAGCTGGTTCGACGAAAACGGGGCATACGCGCATCTCCAGGGAACGCGCCCGGATACCCCGGCCTACGCGCTCAACGACTCGCCCGCTGGCTTGGCTGCGTGGATTGTAGAGAAATTCCGCGAATGGTCCGATTGCGAAGGGAATGTTTACCGCAGCTTTACACGCGATGAGCTGCTCGCAAACGTCACGCTCTACTGGATGACGCAGACCATTTTTTCCTCTTTTCTTATGTATCACGCGGGCAGAAAGGCCCCGCTCCGCTTCGCCGCCGACGATTTTGTTCATGTTCCATGTGCTATAGCACATTTTCCGAAAGAGATCGTATTCCCGCCGCAAGAATGGGTTGAACGTGGCTACAACGTGCAGCGCTGGACAGAGATGCCAAAGGGCGGGCACTTCGCAGCTGCCGAACGACCGGATCTCCTGGCAGCGGACATCCGTGCCTTCTTCAGACCACTGCGACAGTAA
- a CDS encoding TetR/AcrR family transcriptional regulator gives MPGSAHKSVRLGRPRGEAAVSHAAIMDAVYELLQEKPARELTMEAVAKRANVGKPTLYKWWPSKAALIMAMFHERLDQPLEIPATVTAEGAIRARMRRLIKVVNGLFGKVVGDLIAEGQSDPDILREFYERHVSLRRASVVAEIERGKATGEFSTDTDAELLVDAIFAPVYYRLLLRFAPLTEKYGNDLIDQVLLGVRMKQKLSSPKGRLGLRRKSRSAMAETPSTSMRSRL, from the coding sequence GTGCCCGGATCAGCCCATAAATCTGTGCGTCTCGGCAGGCCGCGCGGCGAGGCGGCGGTGTCCCACGCAGCGATCATGGATGCCGTCTATGAGTTGCTGCAGGAGAAGCCTGCACGCGAGCTCACGATGGAAGCGGTCGCGAAGCGCGCAAATGTAGGTAAGCCGACCTTATATAAATGGTGGCCATCCAAAGCCGCGCTCATCATGGCCATGTTCCATGAGAGGCTTGACCAACCTTTGGAGATCCCGGCCACGGTAACGGCAGAAGGGGCAATTCGCGCAAGGATGCGAAGGCTTATTAAGGTGGTTAACGGCCTCTTTGGAAAAGTGGTCGGCGACCTTATCGCGGAAGGTCAAAGCGATCCCGATATCCTGCGGGAATTCTACGAGCGGCACGTCAGTCTGCGGAGAGCGTCCGTTGTTGCGGAAATTGAGCGAGGCAAGGCAACAGGTGAGTTCTCCACTGATACGGATGCCGAGCTACTGGTCGATGCAATTTTCGCGCCTGTGTATTACCGGCTCCTGCTTCGGTTCGCGCCTTTAACGGAGAAGTATGGCAATGACCTGATTGATCAGGTCCTGCTCGGAGTGCGGATGAAACAAAAGCTCTCTTCTCCCAAAGGTCGTCTTGGGTTGCGCAGGAAATCTCGTAGTGCTATGGCCGAAACCCCGAGTACGTCGATGCGGTCACGATTGTGA
- a CDS encoding sensor histidine kinase, with amino-acid sequence MASSPADWNCVMDEPVAKIDRVQQLEEALRESQAFALAGEFAAATMHEVNGPLEAISNLNYLLQTNSDDGAQVRNYSGLIEEQIYLLTSISRQTLSFYHSKETVEPVRIAPLAEAALRIHHKKIAAKEIRLLKKLPSGVIVEGNPGAMLQVFSNLISNAVEALARQGTLQIRARRTDGEAHVLFADNGHGIPAAVRPRMFEPFFSTKKSGGTGLGLAITKTIVERHGGRIRSRTSTQVGRRERPSASRSPCGHRQPQTFKALHRVENSRVDLRRDRFLRRRAEVYRAEVAGLIWVR; translated from the coding sequence ATGGCATCCTCTCCAGCCGACTGGAACTGCGTCATGGATGAGCCTGTTGCCAAGATCGACAGAGTCCAGCAGTTGGAAGAAGCTTTGCGCGAGAGCCAAGCCTTCGCTTTGGCAGGCGAATTCGCCGCGGCCACGATGCATGAGGTCAATGGCCCTCTCGAAGCCATTTCTAACTTGAACTATCTTCTTCAAACCAATTCAGATGATGGCGCTCAAGTGCGGAACTACTCTGGCCTCATCGAGGAGCAGATCTATTTACTGACCTCGATATCGCGTCAGACGCTGAGCTTCTACCACTCCAAGGAGACGGTGGAACCGGTCCGGATTGCGCCACTGGCTGAAGCAGCTCTCCGCATCCACCATAAGAAGATTGCCGCCAAGGAGATTCGGCTGCTGAAGAAGCTGCCCAGCGGTGTCATTGTGGAGGGCAATCCGGGAGCAATGCTCCAGGTGTTTTCAAATCTGATTTCCAACGCCGTGGAGGCGCTGGCCCGTCAAGGCACTCTGCAGATTCGCGCTCGCCGCACTGATGGAGAAGCGCATGTCCTTTTTGCCGATAACGGGCACGGAATTCCCGCTGCAGTCCGGCCCAGGATGTTCGAACCGTTCTTCAGTACCAAAAAGAGCGGGGGGACGGGGCTCGGGCTGGCTATTACCAAAACGATTGTTGAGCGCCATGGGGGCAGGATCAGAAGTCGGACTAGCACGCAGGTCGGCAGGAGGGAACGGCCTTCCGCATCTCGTTCCCCTTGCGGCCACCGTCAGCCTCAAACGTTCAAGGCTCTGCACAGAGTCGAGAACTCGAGAGTCGATCTTAGGCGGGATCGATTTTTGCGGAGGCGGGCAGAGGTTTACAGGGCAGAGGTCGCGGGTTTGATATGGGTTCGATAA
- a CDS encoding alpha/beta hydrolase — protein sequence MNTTIQENRIWSTTHRISAEDKTAMTAMRAIVEPNKGRLQGTAARVPFDAIMERVAAPAGVTYEAGTVGGLSGWWCRPEDPKSGDAILHIHGGWFNWGSAQAFRHLVGHMAARTGVAAFVPDYRLAPEHPFPAASEDVRATYFGLVERGYSKIAVMGDSAGGNLALGLLVYLSANSPSGAVAPVGAVVLSPVTDLSLTGASWETRASADPYFLRSQAAELVRSYLGGHDPADPLASPLYGKLAGLPPIRVHVGDDEVLLDDSLRYVERAVAAGVDARVDVWEGMPHGFLSGIGSLAASKQALDQIGRFLVDRLNLVKLG from the coding sequence ATGAACACGACAATTCAAGAGAACCGCATCTGGTCAACCACCCATCGGATCAGTGCGGAAGATAAAACTGCGATGACCGCCATGCGCGCCATCGTTGAACCCAACAAAGGGCGCCTGCAAGGAACGGCCGCTCGCGTCCCCTTCGACGCCATCATGGAGCGGGTGGCCGCGCCAGCTGGCGTTACCTACGAGGCTGGAACCGTGGGAGGCCTCTCTGGCTGGTGGTGCCGACCGGAAGATCCTAAGTCCGGCGACGCCATCCTGCACATCCATGGCGGTTGGTTCAACTGGGGTTCGGCGCAGGCCTTCCGGCATCTCGTTGGCCATATGGCTGCTCGCACTGGTGTGGCAGCATTCGTGCCGGACTATCGGCTCGCCCCCGAGCATCCCTTTCCGGCAGCTTCAGAAGATGTCCGCGCAACGTACTTTGGTCTTGTCGAACGCGGCTATTCGAAGATCGCCGTCATGGGCGACTCGGCCGGGGGCAATCTCGCCCTTGGCCTTCTTGTTTATCTCTCGGCCAACAGCCCCTCAGGCGCAGTGGCGCCCGTAGGAGCAGTCGTGCTCTCGCCCGTAACTGATCTGTCGCTGACTGGAGCGAGCTGGGAAACTCGCGCCTCCGCCGATCCTTACTTCCTCCGTTCGCAGGCAGCCGAGCTTGTACGCTCCTATCTGGGCGGTCATGACCCGGCTGATCCATTGGCCTCTCCGCTGTACGGCAAACTCGCCGGGCTACCGCCGATCCGCGTCCATGTCGGCGACGATGAGGTGCTGCTCGATGACTCGCTCCGTTACGTTGAACGGGCTGTTGCGGCCGGGGTGGATGCTCGCGTTGACGTGTGGGAAGGCATGCCGCACGGCTTTCTCTCCGGCATCGGTTCGCTGGCCGCCTCCAAGCAGGCACTCGATCAGATCGGCCGGTTTCTGGTTGATCGCCTGAATCTGGTGAAACTCGGCTGA
- a CDS encoding TetR/AcrR family transcriptional regulator: MTSTSPSRRLERKERLRGEILAAASKMFANHGYEAVTLRAIAKEIGYTHAVIYQHFPDKAHILAELSSETIGLLIQNFDAIAAKHLRPKERLFATSRGLIQFCTSHPQQFRNVFFGPENRNGIRAGQYINDIGTPLFGRFVQLFFDVAKDEGLPSRNDIVVAHTWWYTIFGLATLMVIQGVVPDLPDQTLVVEQTIATLWAGVQAVPRLPKSAIPKQSGRSRTSNQ; this comes from the coding sequence GTGACATCCACATCACCAAGTCGCCGGCTGGAGCGAAAGGAGAGGTTACGGGGCGAAATCCTTGCGGCTGCCAGCAAAATGTTTGCCAATCACGGCTACGAAGCCGTGACGCTTCGCGCGATCGCTAAAGAGATCGGCTACACGCACGCCGTGATTTATCAGCATTTCCCCGACAAAGCGCATATCCTTGCCGAACTGAGCAGCGAGACGATCGGGCTGCTGATTCAGAACTTCGACGCGATTGCCGCTAAACATCTTCGACCGAAGGAGCGCCTCTTTGCGACCTCACGTGGCTTAATTCAGTTCTGCACTTCCCATCCACAGCAGTTTCGCAACGTCTTCTTCGGGCCTGAGAACCGCAACGGCATTCGCGCTGGACAATACATCAACGACATTGGCACGCCGTTGTTCGGACGTTTCGTGCAGCTCTTTTTCGATGTTGCCAAGGATGAAGGATTGCCAAGTCGGAATGACATAGTGGTAGCCCACACCTGGTGGTACACGATCTTTGGCCTCGCCACACTCATGGTCATCCAAGGGGTTGTGCCTGACTTGCCTGACCAGACTCTCGTGGTCGAGCAAACGATCGCCACGCTTTGGGCGGGCGTCCAAGCTGTTCCGCGATTGCCCAAGAGCGCAATCCCTAAGCAATCCGGCCGATCTCGTACCTCAAACCAATGA
- a CDS encoding NADPH-dependent F420 reductase has product MKVGFIGAGRVTGTFGRHLINAGHTIVVSNSRGPETLADFVADLGPGAIAGTKQQAAECDVVILATHWIRVADALKGIDWRGRILIDATNAHLDPPDISLAGVTRSRAALKGRTSSEIVVEMAVGARLVKSISNIPMIWIQDFSPNKPRTVIFTSGDDAEAKQLVIELVNSTGLAAIDLGSLATGGAMHEVGAPLSGLDLHFVRRLR; this is encoded by the coding sequence ATGAAAGTAGGGTTTATAGGTGCTGGTAGAGTAACGGGTACTTTCGGTCGTCACTTGATCAACGCTGGTCACACCATCGTTGTATCCAATTCCAGAGGGCCGGAGACACTGGCTGATTTTGTCGCTGATCTCGGTCCAGGCGCCATCGCCGGCACGAAGCAGCAGGCAGCCGAGTGCGACGTCGTCATTCTTGCCACTCATTGGATCAGAGTAGCTGACGCTCTCAAGGGCATTGATTGGCGAGGCCGCATCCTGATCGATGCTACGAACGCACATCTGGACCCTCCAGATATCAGTCTGGCTGGCGTGACCAGATCAAGAGCGGCATTGAAGGGGCGCACCTCTAGCGAAATAGTCGTCGAGATGGCAGTTGGCGCACGGCTTGTGAAATCGATCAGCAACATCCCGATGATCTGGATACAGGACTTCTCGCCGAACAAGCCCCGTACCGTCATCTTTACATCCGGCGACGACGCCGAAGCCAAACAGCTAGTGATCGAGTTGGTCAACAGCACCGGATTAGCCGCGATTGATCTCGGGTCTCTCGCAACAGGTGGTGCAATGCATGAGGTCGGCGCTCCACTATCCGGGCTCGATCTCCACTTCGTCCGTCGGCTTCGGTGA
- a CDS encoding DUF1772 domain-containing protein, giving the protein MENSFVLIVLLLASLATGGLIVNWIGLGCAMSRLSASSYVEFHQHTNCTFDPYMPIVVIGALAGGVALAVIYGVHSISGRLAAAGAVCYALVIIIGVPTCVRINHQIASWSIQNPPSHWAQTRVRWIRFHVIRTLFSVPAFALYAATMIWRAT; this is encoded by the coding sequence ATGGAAAATTCATTTGTACTGATCGTTCTATTGTTAGCCTCGCTCGCAACCGGCGGATTGATCGTGAACTGGATTGGACTGGGATGTGCGATGTCCCGGCTTTCAGCCTCTTCCTACGTTGAATTCCATCAGCATACGAATTGTACTTTTGATCCTTACATGCCGATCGTGGTCATCGGCGCTTTGGCAGGAGGCGTAGCCCTCGCTGTGATCTATGGTGTCCATTCTATTTCCGGACGACTTGCCGCTGCAGGTGCTGTCTGCTACGCGCTCGTAATCATCATCGGCGTCCCTACATGTGTCCGCATCAACCATCAAATCGCATCCTGGTCTATTCAGAACCCTCCGTCCCATTGGGCCCAAACGCGTGTGCGATGGATTCGGTTTCATGTGATCCGCACTCTTTTCTCAGTTCCGGCGTTTGCTCTTTACGCAGCAACCATGATTTGGCGAGCTACTTAA
- a CDS encoding nuclear transport factor 2 family protein, whose protein sequence is MKRFISSVVFTLTILTATASFAQSPPPAESNEATPASTASDTVDVQHVIDAYHEAVLTHDGSRLASLFIPQGSMWLNVLSDEAYARAKAKSPDAVKIRVGSYRDFAKVVSTSKASFNPTHTHLEENSDGTIASVYFDFVFLVNGKEQNRGSETWVLVKGTDGWRIAAITYSSNPHMP, encoded by the coding sequence ATGAAGCGTTTCATCAGCAGCGTCGTCTTTACTCTCACGATTCTCACCGCCACTGCAAGCTTTGCTCAAAGCCCCCCACCTGCTGAGAGCAACGAGGCTACCCCTGCCAGCACCGCGTCGGACACTGTTGACGTTCAGCATGTGATCGACGCCTACCACGAAGCCGTTCTTACCCACGATGGATCTCGACTGGCCAGTTTATTCATTCCTCAAGGAAGTATGTGGCTCAACGTGCTTTCCGATGAAGCTTATGCTCGTGCTAAAGCAAAATCGCCGGATGCGGTGAAGATTCGTGTTGGAAGCTACAGAGATTTCGCGAAGGTGGTCTCGACCTCAAAGGCCAGCTTCAATCCGACTCACACACATCTCGAGGAGAACAGCGACGGGACGATTGCGTCGGTATACTTTGACTTCGTATTCCTAGTAAACGGAAAGGAACAAAATCGTGGGAGCGAGACTTGGGTGTTGGTTAAAGGAACCGATGGCTGGAGGATAGCCGCAATAACCTATTCGTCAAATCCACACATGCCATGA
- a CDS encoding DoxX family protein — translation MATTTWCSTGCSCLCCSALADLLQNDLNHLTGKKRITLDMKTEHTIEKPARAGRATQIAEMAITGLVAFIWVYFGRLYLIHDPGEWRIANQQLGYPLYIIPLIGVTHILGGVGLLIPNLPRLTEWVYAGIVIDLLLAFYSQLNGGDSTWDKFDPILVMAFVFASYVLRRFMHAKRWSI, via the coding sequence GTGGCCACGACGACTTGGTGTTCGACCGGCTGTTCCTGCCTTTGCTGCTCAGCCCTGGCCGACTTATTGCAGAACGATTTAAACCATTTAACCGGCAAGAAGAGGATCACTTTAGATATGAAAACTGAACACACAATCGAAAAACCCGCACGGGCCGGCCGAGCAACTCAAATAGCCGAGATGGCAATAACCGGCCTCGTTGCCTTCATCTGGGTGTACTTCGGACGGTTATATCTAATCCACGATCCCGGCGAATGGCGGATCGCCAATCAGCAGCTGGGATACCCGCTCTATATCATCCCTCTGATTGGCGTGACCCACATCCTTGGTGGCGTGGGCCTTCTGATTCCCAATCTGCCTCGATTGACTGAGTGGGTTTATGCCGGCATTGTGATCGATCTTTTACTCGCGTTCTATTCACAACTGAATGGCGGTGACAGTACCTGGGATAAATTTGATCCGATTCTCGTCATGGCGTTCGTCTTTGCTTCGTATGTATTGAGACGCTTCATGCACGCGAAGAGGTGGTCGATATGA
- a CDS encoding VOC family protein, translating into MAQTLNASHTTLNGVEELLAKEASTEKQGVRQDTGIGHIGLRATNLAASVEFYKDVFGMEIAGGSAPDHPLGATAFLSSRPDVQSHEIALFANPVFAHIAFKVSSLAKLQSLHARVVEKKIPIKFVFNHHESFAFYFDDPDGNMIEVYWPTGNLSRRQPYVEPLDLSQPDEVLLEKITA; encoded by the coding sequence GTGGCACAAACTTTGAATGCTTCGCACACCACCTTGAACGGCGTTGAGGAATTGTTGGCCAAGGAGGCTTCCACGGAGAAGCAAGGTGTCCGACAGGACACCGGTATCGGCCACATTGGATTACGCGCCACAAACCTGGCAGCGTCCGTGGAATTCTACAAAGACGTTTTTGGCATGGAGATCGCGGGCGGGAGCGCGCCCGACCATCCACTCGGAGCGACTGCCTTTTTGAGCAGCCGTCCCGATGTGCAATCGCACGAAATAGCCTTGTTCGCCAACCCTGTTTTCGCCCATATCGCCTTCAAGGTCTCTTCACTTGCCAAGCTCCAATCTTTGCACGCGCGCGTTGTGGAGAAGAAGATCCCGATCAAGTTTGTCTTCAACCACCACGAGTCCTTCGCCTTCTATTTCGACGACCCTGACGGCAACATGATCGAAGTCTACTGGCCCACCGGAAATCTGAGTCGGAGACAGCCTTACGTGGAACCCCTCGATCTGTCGCAGCCGGACGAGGTGCTGCTTGAGAAGATAACGGCGTAA
- a CDS encoding NmrA family NAD(P)-binding protein, whose protein sequence is MYLVMGITGKVGGAAARHLLKQGKQVRALVRNREKAAKWADQGVELVDGDWNDATAITAALKGVEGAFVMLPAVWAPSPDYREAKGVIANYVEALTKVAPPRVVALSSMGANRTSGVGNVTALSLLERGLRSLRSPVAFLRAGGFFENFLYGLQAAQGGTLPVFYNPTNRKSTMVASDDIGAEVATLLTGPAWSGHRVIELGSMVSADEVAGQLGEVLALDVKAFAVPRAGWAEAFQQFGIPKGHTGPAEEMFESVNAGWMDLGITDTEHVAGTTSARDVFAAAQNAVKA, encoded by the coding sequence ATGTATTTAGTCATGGGCATTACTGGAAAAGTTGGGGGCGCCGCTGCGCGGCATCTGCTGAAGCAAGGCAAACAGGTGCGAGCACTTGTGCGCAATCGCGAGAAAGCGGCGAAGTGGGCAGACCAGGGCGTGGAGTTGGTGGATGGAGACTGGAACGATGCGACAGCCATAACGGCTGCGCTCAAAGGTGTTGAGGGCGCGTTTGTTATGTTGCCGGCTGTATGGGCACCCTCGCCTGATTACAGAGAAGCAAAGGGCGTGATTGCGAACTATGTCGAGGCGCTGACCAAGGTAGCGCCCCCGCGGGTGGTAGCGCTCTCGTCGATGGGTGCGAATCGAACAAGCGGAGTGGGGAACGTCACGGCATTATCACTCTTGGAGCGGGGTCTCCGCAGCCTGCGGTCTCCGGTCGCATTTTTGCGCGCCGGCGGCTTTTTCGAAAACTTTCTTTACGGTTTACAGGCCGCCCAGGGCGGAACACTACCGGTCTTCTACAATCCTACAAACCGGAAATCGACGATGGTCGCGTCAGACGACATCGGCGCAGAAGTGGCAACCCTTCTGACCGGGCCGGCGTGGTCAGGGCATCGCGTCATCGAGCTGGGTTCGATGGTAAGCGCGGATGAAGTGGCCGGACAATTGGGTGAGGTCCTGGCACTCGACGTAAAAGCCTTTGCGGTCCCACGTGCAGGGTGGGCGGAAGCGTTCCAGCAGTTCGGCATCCCGAAGGGCCACACTGGGCCTGCCGAAGAAATGTTCGAGAGCGTAAACGCGGGATGGATGGACCTCGGAATAACGGATACGGAGCACGTAGCGGGTACGACGTCCGCACGCGATGTGTTTGCGGCTGCACAGAACGCCGTCAAGGCGTAG
- a CDS encoding epoxide hydrolase family protein, which translates to MIRPFLPPFSQPAVDDLRHRLRQTRWPEIVSGADSSTGVDRGFLQDLCGYWMNTFNWKSQLDRVATLNHNRYQAREGHIHFIHEKGKGPSQLPLILTHGWPGSFLEMLKILPLLTDPAAYGHDAADAFDVVIPSLPGFGYSDKPAQPGMNFFRVAEIWAELNERSRV; encoded by the coding sequence ATGATCAGGCCATTCCTCCCGCCCTTCTCGCAACCCGCAGTGGATGATCTGCGCCATCGCCTGAGGCAAACACGATGGCCGGAGATTGTTTCTGGCGCCGACTCGTCTACGGGCGTGGATCGTGGGTTCCTCCAGGATTTATGCGGCTACTGGATGAATACATTTAACTGGAAATCGCAACTGGACCGTGTTGCAACTCTCAATCACAATCGTTACCAGGCTAGGGAAGGGCACATCCATTTCATCCATGAGAAAGGGAAAGGTCCATCCCAGTTACCGTTGATTCTCACGCACGGTTGGCCCGGATCGTTTCTGGAGATGCTCAAGATTCTGCCGCTTCTGACGGATCCCGCGGCTTACGGTCACGATGCGGCTGATGCGTTCGACGTCGTCATCCCATCGCTTCCCGGTTTCGGATACTCCGACAAGCCCGCACAGCCCGGGATGAACTTTTTTCGGGTCGCGGAGATCTGGGCGGAATTGAATGAGCGCTCTCGGGTATGA
- a CDS encoding helix-turn-helix domain-containing protein, producing the protein MPGLYGVGGRIAPARLKQVFDYIEAHLDQQTHLSDLAETASMSTFYFARLFKNSVGFSPHKHVIMRRIERAKDLLKRSSMSVLEIGIRVGYLDAKHFRNTFRREAGVSPLEFRSSQS; encoded by the coding sequence TTGCCCGGCCTGTATGGAGTCGGTGGGCGCATTGCCCCGGCGCGATTAAAGCAGGTTTTCGACTACATCGAAGCTCATTTAGATCAGCAAACTCATCTCTCTGATCTCGCTGAAACAGCATCGATGAGCACCTTTTACTTTGCGCGTCTGTTTAAGAACTCTGTGGGTTTCAGTCCGCATAAACACGTGATCATGCGCCGCATCGAGCGGGCGAAAGATCTGCTGAAGCGGTCAAGCATGAGTGTGTTGGAAATCGGTATCCGCGTCGGGTACCTGGACGCCAAACATTTCAGAAATACATTCCGTCGTGAAGCTGGCGTCTCCCCGCTGGAGTTTCGATCCTCACAATCGTGA
- a CDS encoding nucleotidyl transferase AbiEii/AbiGii toxin family protein, with translation MICNLDVEDDGVRFDRSTVKVEKIKEDQDYEGLRVTFTGFMEAARLPVQIDIGFGDAVTPGPIETDFPTLLQSPAPRLLSYPRETVIAEKFEAMVKLGMANTCMKDFHDLKTLSELFHFESEPLVTAIQHTFERCKTALPVGEPPIALTEEFSADRTKAAQWNAFVEKNKFYIQPSSLESVTTSIRKFVMPLMQSEIQRGEGRLHWEPSKSWAAVVIGGPSTIETQIPRSDNR, from the coding sequence TTGATTTGTAATCTGGATGTCGAGGACGATGGAGTTCGTTTTGACCGGAGCACTGTCAAGGTCGAAAAGATCAAAGAGGACCAGGATTACGAAGGTCTCCGGGTGACATTCACCGGTTTTATGGAGGCTGCTCGTCTACCAGTGCAGATCGATATTGGGTTTGGTGATGCCGTAACGCCGGGTCCGATTGAAACGGACTTTCCGACATTGCTGCAAAGCCCCGCTCCGCGGTTGCTTTCCTATCCGCGCGAGACGGTCATTGCAGAGAAATTTGAAGCCATGGTCAAGCTCGGAATGGCGAATACGTGTATGAAGGACTTCCACGATCTGAAGACTCTATCGGAACTCTTCCACTTCGAGAGTGAGCCGCTTGTCACCGCGATTCAGCACACCTTCGAGCGCTGCAAAACCGCCCTTCCGGTTGGTGAACCGCCAATAGCTCTCACAGAGGAGTTCTCCGCAGATAGAACCAAAGCGGCTCAGTGGAACGCATTCGTTGAGAAAAACAAGTTCTACATTCAACCATCGTCCCTTGAGAGTGTCACCACGTCTATTCGGAAGTTCGTAATGCCACTGATGCAATCTGAAATCCAGCGAGGTGAAGGTCGCCTTCACTGGGAGCCATCGAAGTCTTGGGCCGCCGTCGTCATCGGCGGCCCAAGCACAATAGAAACGCAGATCCCGCGTAGTGACAACAGGTAG